The Crocosphaera subtropica ATCC 51142 genome includes a window with the following:
- the fbp gene encoding class 1 fructose-bisphosphatase, with product MTSLQTPAVPEHSLDRDCTTLSRHVLQQLQSFSPEAQDLSAIMNRIALAGKLVARRLSRAGLMADVLGFTGETNVQGESVKKMDVYANDVFISVFKQSGLVCRLASEEMDKPYYIPENCPIGRYTLLYDPIDGSSNVDINLNVGSIFAIRQQKEDDLDGEGNDLLKDGREQIAAGYIVYGPSTMLVYSIGHGVHSFLLDPSLGEFILAQENIQIPDHGPVYSTNEGNFWQWDDAIRDYTRYVHRHEGYTARYSGALVGDIHRILMQGGVFLYPGTVKKPEGKLRLLYESAPLAFLVEQAGGKASNGLKPILDVVPDKLHARSPLVIGSKEDVSLVESFIQDHQHRNHG from the coding sequence ATGACCAGTTTACAAACTCCTGCCGTCCCAGAACATAGTCTTGATCGTGACTGCACCACCCTTTCACGTCACGTTTTACAACAACTTCAAAGTTTTTCCCCTGAAGCACAGGATCTCAGTGCGATTATGAACCGCATTGCCTTAGCAGGAAAACTGGTAGCCCGTCGTCTCAGTCGGGCTGGTTTGATGGCTGATGTCTTAGGATTTACCGGAGAAACCAATGTACAAGGGGAGTCCGTCAAAAAGATGGATGTCTATGCGAATGATGTATTTATCTCCGTTTTTAAACAAAGTGGCTTAGTCTGTCGTTTAGCCTCTGAAGAGATGGACAAACCCTATTATATTCCTGAAAATTGTCCCATTGGTCGTTACACTCTGCTTTATGATCCCATTGATGGATCGTCTAATGTAGATATTAATTTAAACGTGGGATCAATTTTTGCCATTCGTCAACAAAAAGAGGATGATCTCGACGGAGAAGGCAATGATTTACTAAAAGATGGACGGGAACAAATAGCGGCCGGCTATATTGTCTATGGACCGTCTACTATGTTGGTGTATTCCATTGGTCACGGGGTTCATTCCTTCTTGCTTGACCCCAGTTTAGGAGAATTTATCCTAGCACAAGAAAATATACAAATTCCTGATCACGGACCCGTGTATAGTACCAATGAAGGCAACTTCTGGCAGTGGGATGATGCCATTAGAGACTATACCCGTTATGTTCATAGACATGAAGGCTATACCGCCCGTTATAGTGGGGCGTTAGTGGGAGATATTCACCGTATTTTGATGCAAGGGGGCGTATTTTTATATCCTGGAACCGTTAAGAAACCAGAAGGAAAATTACGCTTATTATACGAAAGTGCGCCCTTGGCCTTTTTAGTTGAACAAGCAGGAGGCAAGGCCAGTAATGGACTGAAACCCATCTTAGACGTTGTGCCTGATAAACTCCATGCCAGAAGTCCTCTGGTGATTGGTTCTAAAGAAGATGTTAGTTTAGTTGAGTCCTTTATCCAAGATCATCAACATCGCAATCATGGATAA
- a CDS encoding peroxidase family protein has translation MNKKIAIVLTGTTALSVGILFPTNAAEFRSMDGTNNNVNNTTVGSVGSNLIRLSGVAYDDGLSIPRGGLNSSVLPSPRAISNAIAAQSVSIPNASKVTDWVWQWGQFLDHDLSLSPIGTEEPFNIPFNIAVPSGDPDFDPFNTGTQEISLNRSIYDNSIGTDLPRQQINEITAYIDASNIYGSDNDRINLLRTNDGTGKLIADTANNGEKLLMLNRVGLPNDTGGDPDAANYFVSGDIRANEQIGLLATHSLFMREHNRIADDLKTRLDNGETALVNKWQESGLSEGDFIFESSRKVVGAQMQVITYNQWLPVVLGETALDNYSGYNDQIDAGIATEFSSAAFRFGHTMLSPELLRVDNNGKIVTSLSLRDSFFNSDDVLENGIDTLLMGLASQQAQELDTFLIDDVRNFLFGPPGAGGFDLASLNLQRGRDHGIPDINTVRLALELTPYNTFLELTGGDLDLATAFASVYNDINEVDLWIAGLGEKKVNRGLLGETFSRIVIDQFTRSRDGDRFFYLNDLDHLNILDPTLETVTLSEIIRRNSTIQTIQDNAFLMPSVPEPDTKLGLLMLVLLSLIGCRFRGGNP, from the coding sequence ATGAATAAAAAAATTGCTATTGTTTTAACTGGTACGACTGCTCTTAGTGTGGGAATCTTATTTCCTACTAACGCTGCTGAATTTCGCAGTATGGATGGCACTAATAACAATGTCAACAATACTACTGTTGGGTCAGTCGGTAGTAATTTAATTCGTCTGTCAGGGGTTGCCTACGATGATGGCCTGTCTATCCCCAGAGGGGGTTTAAATTCAAGCGTTTTACCCAGTCCTCGTGCCATTAGTAATGCTATTGCTGCTCAATCTGTTTCTATTCCCAACGCATCAAAAGTAACAGATTGGGTGTGGCAGTGGGGCCAGTTTCTTGACCATGATCTCAGTTTAAGTCCCATTGGTACCGAAGAACCCTTTAATATACCCTTTAATATAGCTGTCCCTTCTGGAGATCCCGATTTTGACCCCTTTAATACGGGAACTCAAGAAATTAGCTTAAATCGCTCGATTTATGACAATAGCATCGGAACTGATCTCCCCCGTCAACAAATTAACGAAATTACTGCTTACATCGATGCTTCTAATATTTATGGTTCAGATAATGATCGCATTAATCTTCTTCGGACGAATGATGGCACTGGAAAACTGATTGCAGATACAGCCAACAATGGGGAAAAGTTGTTGATGTTGAATAGAGTCGGATTACCTAACGATACTGGGGGTGATCCTGATGCTGCCAACTACTTTGTGTCAGGGGACATCCGCGCTAATGAACAAATAGGACTCTTAGCCACTCATTCCCTATTTATGCGAGAACATAATCGTATTGCTGATGATCTTAAAACCCGTCTCGATAATGGGGAAACCGCTTTAGTCAATAAATGGCAGGAGTCTGGTCTAAGTGAGGGAGATTTTATCTTTGAGTCAAGTCGTAAAGTTGTTGGCGCACAAATGCAAGTAATTACCTATAATCAATGGTTGCCCGTTGTTTTAGGGGAAACTGCTCTAGACAATTATAGTGGTTACAATGATCAGATTGATGCAGGAATTGCTACGGAATTTTCCTCGGCGGCTTTCCGTTTTGGTCATACCATGTTGTCCCCCGAACTGCTCAGAGTTGATAACAATGGCAAGATAGTTACATCTTTATCCTTGCGAGATAGTTTTTTTAACTCTGATGACGTGTTAGAGAATGGTATCGATACCCTGTTAATGGGTTTAGCCTCTCAACAAGCTCAAGAATTGGATACCTTTTTGATAGATGACGTGCGTAATTTTCTGTTTGGACCTCCTGGTGCGGGGGGATTCGATTTAGCTTCCCTGAATCTACAACGAGGCCGAGATCACGGTATTCCCGATATCAATACCGTTCGTTTAGCATTGGAATTAACCCCTTACAATACCTTTTTAGAACTGACTGGGGGGGATCTAGATTTGGCCACTGCCTTTGCCAGTGTTTATAACGATATTAATGAAGTGGATCTGTGGATTGCTGGTTTAGGAGAGAAGAAAGTCAATAGAGGTTTATTAGGGGAAACCTTTAGCCGTATCGTGATTGATCAATTTACTCGCAGTCGGGACGGCGATCGCTTTTTCTATCTTAACGACCTCGATCATCTCAATATTTTAGACCCGACCCTCGAAACAGTCACCCTTTCTGAAATTATTCGCCGTAATAGTACCATTCAGACCATTCAAGATAATGCTTTTTTGATGCCTTCAGTTCCTGAACCTGATACTAAGCTAGGACTACTGATGCTGGTTTTATTGAGTTTAATCGGATGTCGTTTCCGTGGTGGGAATCCATAA
- a CDS encoding NAD(P)H-dependent glycerol-3-phosphate dehydrogenase, with the protein MSNQTINLTIIGAGLWGQALAKLAKYNTQNNVRIWSRRSSESLESVVQEADVVLSAVSMKGVRPTIEKLTALNIPKETIFITATKGLEPKTTLTPSQIWKESFPHHPVVVLSGPNLSKEIEKGLPAATVVASDNVMAAGKAQQIFSSDIFRVYFNNDPIGTELGGTLKNVMAIASGVCDGLQLGTNAKSALLTRALPEMIRVGSELGASPETFFGLSGLGDLIATCDSPLSRNYRVGYGLSEGKSLEQILEELQSTAEGVNTANVLVELAKKYRIAIPISRQVYRLINGKTTPQEAVKELMARDLKAEFDDLDFA; encoded by the coding sequence ATGAGTAATCAAACAATTAACTTAACCATTATTGGAGCAGGATTATGGGGACAAGCGTTAGCAAAATTAGCAAAATATAATACTCAAAACAATGTGAGAATTTGGTCACGCAGAAGTAGTGAATCTTTAGAATCCGTCGTTCAAGAAGCCGATGTGGTTCTTTCAGCTGTTTCGATGAAAGGAGTGCGGCCAACCATAGAAAAATTAACAGCATTAAATATTCCTAAAGAGACGATTTTTATTACTGCCACCAAAGGGTTAGAACCTAAAACCACCCTTACCCCGTCACAAATCTGGAAAGAAAGCTTTCCTCATCATCCCGTTGTCGTTTTATCGGGTCCTAATTTATCTAAAGAAATTGAAAAAGGATTACCGGCCGCTACTGTGGTAGCTAGTGATAATGTCATGGCTGCTGGTAAGGCACAACAAATCTTTTCTTCTGATATTTTTCGAGTTTATTTTAATAATGATCCCATTGGCACAGAATTAGGAGGAACCTTAAAAAATGTTATGGCCATTGCCTCTGGTGTTTGCGATGGGTTACAGTTAGGAACCAATGCCAAATCAGCCCTCCTCACCCGTGCTTTACCCGAAATGATTCGCGTTGGCAGCGAGTTAGGAGCGTCTCCAGAAACTTTTTTTGGCCTCTCCGGATTAGGGGATTTAATCGCTACTTGCGATAGTCCTTTATCCCGTAATTATCGAGTCGGTTACGGTTTATCCGAAGGCAAAAGCTTAGAACAAATTTTAGAAGAATTACAAAGTACCGCAGAAGGGGTAAACACCGCTAACGTACTGGTAGAATTAGCCAAAAAATATAGAATCGCTATCCCCATTTCTCGCCAAGTGTATCGCCTTATCAATGGGAAAACAACCCCTCAAGAAGCTGTCAAAGAATTAATGGCGAGAGATTTAAAAGCAGAATTCGACGATTTAGACTTTGCTTAA
- a CDS encoding MFS transporter — MTTEKKPNRTRNFFELWNMSFGFFGIQYGWALQMANTSAIYEYLGANPEQIPLLWLAAPVSGLIAQPIIGYMSDRTWGPLGRRRPYFLVGAILSSIALVLMPNSSTLWMAAGLLWILDTSVNISMEPFRAFIADLLPEKQHTQGFSMQTFFIGFGAVVASVSPWILTHVFGLSNTTNAAEGVPFTVKVSFYIGAAVFLFTVLWTVFTTEEKPPQNLKAMQQANESKDAGDKLGEILNLIKATPKTMKQLAVVQFFTWLGVFCMFLYFPPAVAHNIFGAVEENSALYTEGIEWAGICIAVYNGVCFLFSWILPNLTARLGRKMTHSLCLICGGVGLISLLWVNRPIYALFSMVGFGIAWSSTLVIPYSMLSHIIPEKNMGLYMGLFNAFIVIPQIIAALGLGSIMDYFLNNNRLLVVVLGGVSILLAAICIHWVDDIETASTNNQALEVQPTV, encoded by the coding sequence ATGACTACAGAAAAGAAACCCAATAGAACCCGAAACTTTTTTGAATTGTGGAATATGAGTTTTGGCTTTTTTGGTATTCAATATGGTTGGGCTTTACAGATGGCCAACACCAGTGCAATTTATGAATATTTAGGAGCTAATCCCGAACAAATTCCCTTATTATGGTTAGCAGCCCCAGTCAGTGGTTTAATCGCTCAACCAATCATCGGTTATATGAGCGATCGCACTTGGGGGCCATTAGGCAGAAGACGGCCTTATTTTCTCGTGGGTGCCATTTTAAGTTCTATTGCTTTAGTGTTAATGCCCAACTCCTCCACCTTATGGATGGCCGCAGGGTTACTGTGGATTTTAGACACTTCCGTTAACATTAGCATGGAACCTTTTAGAGCCTTCATTGCTGATTTATTACCCGAAAAACAGCACACCCAAGGTTTTTCGATGCAAACCTTCTTTATTGGCTTTGGGGCTGTGGTGGCTTCGGTTTCCCCGTGGATATTAACCCATGTTTTCGGGTTGAGTAATACCACCAACGCAGCAGAAGGGGTTCCCTTTACCGTTAAAGTGTCATTTTACATCGGGGCAGCCGTCTTTTTATTTACGGTACTGTGGACGGTGTTTACCACAGAAGAGAAACCCCCACAGAATTTAAAAGCCATGCAACAGGCGAACGAAAGTAAAGATGCAGGGGATAAATTAGGAGAAATTCTCAATTTAATCAAAGCCACGCCCAAAACCATGAAACAATTAGCCGTGGTGCAGTTTTTTACTTGGTTAGGGGTTTTTTGTATGTTTCTCTACTTTCCCCCGGCAGTGGCTCATAATATTTTTGGTGCCGTAGAAGAAAATTCAGCCCTTTATACTGAAGGAATTGAATGGGCAGGTATTTGTATCGCTGTTTATAACGGTGTTTGTTTTCTGTTTTCTTGGATATTGCCCAACCTTACAGCCAGACTCGGAAGAAAAATGACCCATTCTCTGTGTTTAATCTGCGGTGGCGTGGGATTAATCAGTTTATTATGGGTTAATCGACCGATTTACGCTTTATTTTCTATGGTTGGCTTTGGCATTGCTTGGTCCAGTACCTTAGTGATTCCTTATTCAATGTTATCCCATATCATTCCTGAGAAAAATATGGGGTTATATATGGGACTGTTTAATGCGTTTATTGTCATCCCCCAAATTATTGCAGCTTTGGGGTTAGGATCAATTATGGATTACTTTCTCAATAATAACCGCTTATTAGTCGTGGTTTTAGGCGGTGTTTCTATTCTGTTAGCTGCCATCTGTATTCATTGGGTTGATGATATAGAAACCGCCTCAACAAATAATCAAGCATTAGAAGTTCAACCCACGGTTTAA
- the petL gene encoding cytochrome b6-f complex subunit PetL: MSGVAIAAFAGYIVIFTAIALGLYFGLRTAKII, translated from the coding sequence ATGTCAGGAGTTGCTATTGCTGCGTTTGCTGGATATATTGTGATCTTTACAGCGATCGCCCTTGGATTATATTTCGGTCTTCGCACGGCCAAAATTATTTAA
- a CDS encoding MTH1187 family thiamine-binding protein, whose amino-acid sequence MKVIADICLIPMGVGVSVSEYVAVCQTIFTEANLNPQLHGYGTNVEGEWDEVMTALKRCHEKIHAMGSPRISTSIRLGTRTDREQTIADKIDSVNSNLTGI is encoded by the coding sequence ATGAAAGTTATTGCTGATATTTGCCTTATTCCGATGGGGGTTGGGGTTTCTGTGTCTGAGTATGTAGCTGTGTGTCAAACCATTTTTACAGAAGCTAATCTCAATCCACAACTTCATGGATATGGAACTAATGTTGAAGGAGAATGGGATGAGGTCATGACTGCCCTTAAACGTTGTCATGAAAAAATCCACGCTATGGGAAGTCCCAGAATCAGTACCTCGATTCGTCTAGGAACTCGTACTGATAGAGAACAAACCATCGCAGATAAGATTGATAGTGTTAATTCTAACCTAACTGGAATTTAG